The Kribbella sp. HUAS MG21 genome includes the window GCTCCACGTCGTACCAGCCGGACCTGAAGGCGCTCGACCCGGTCGAGTCGGCGAACCGGGCGGCCGACGAGCTGACCCGGCGTGGTGTGAAGGCGATCGTGCTGAACATGCACGACGGCGGCACGGACGCGTCGGCGACCTACAACAACTGCGTGAACCCGAGCGGGCCCGCGATCGAGCTCGCGCGCAAGGTGACCCCGCAGATCGACGCGATCGTGACCGGGCACTGGCACGCGGCGTTCAACTGCAGCATCCCGGACCCGGCCGGCAACCCGCGCCCGGTCGTCGAGGCCGCGAACCACGGCCGGCTGATCAACGAGATCAACCTGCAGCTGGACCAGCGGACCGGTGAGGTACTGCGGGACAAGACGACGTCGGTGAACCACGCGGTGACCCGCGACGTCACGCCGGACCCGGAGATCCAGCGGATCGTGGACTACTGGACCGCCGCCGGGGCGCGGAAGTACGCCGAGCCGGTCGCGACGATCACCGGTGACTTCACCCGGACGCCGAACGCGGTCGGTGAGAGCACACTCGGCGACCTGGCGGCCGACGTACACCTGTGGACGGCGCGGCAGAACGGACCGGCCGACCTCGGCGTCATCGCCGCCAAGCCCGCGACCGGGTCCACCGCGCTGCGCGGCGACATGCTGGTTGCCGCGAGCACCAAGCCCGGGGACGCCGCCGGCCGCGTGATGCTGGGCGAGTCGTGGGACGCGTACGGCTACGGCAACCCGGTGCTGACGGTGAGCCTGACCGGCGCGCAGTTGGACGCCGTACTCGAGCAGCAGTGGCAGACGCAGCCGAACGGGACGATCAAGTTCGCGCCGCTCGCGCTGTCGGGCAACGTGAAGTACGCCTTCGACGCCTCCCGCCCGGTCGGGGACCGCATCAACCCCGCGGACGTGAAGCTCGACGGCACCGCCCTCGACCCGGCGAAGACCTACCGAGTGGCCGCCCTCGCCTACACGGTGATCGGCGCCGACGGCTACTCCGCCTTCAAGGCCGCGACGAACCCGGTCCGCAACAACACCGACCACGAAACCTTCACGTCGTACCTCCGAACCCACAAAACCCTCACCCCGGCCCCACTCGACCGCGTAACCCAGAAGGGCTGACCAAGACCGAACTGCCGGGACCGTCACATGCGGGTGACGGCCCCGGCAGTTCTATTGGCCCGCCCGGTGGCGGGTGGCCAGGTCCTTCAAGTAGTGGGCGCTGGCCTTGGGGGTGCGGGTTTGGGTGTTGTAGTCGACGCGGACTATGCCGAAGCGTTTGGCGTAGCCGTAGGCCCATTCGAAGTTGTCGAGGAGGGACCAGGCCAGGTAGCCGCGGATGTCGGCGGCCTGGGTGATGGCGTCGGCGACCGCGGTGAGGTGGGAGGTGAAGTACGCCGTGCGGTCGGTGTCCTCGACGTAGCCGTGCTCGTCGGGGACGTCGTCGAAGGCGGAGCCGTTCTCGGTGACGACCATCGGGAGGTTCGGGTAGTCGCGGGCGATGCTGAGCAGGAGGTCGGTGAAGCCTTCCGGGACAATCTCCCAGTCCATCGCGGTCCGCGGCCGGCCGAGCGGTACGTCGCGGGTGATCGGCAGGCCGTTCGCGTCGGCGGTGCTGCCGTCCTCGGCGTACCCGGTGAACTTCTGGCTGAAGTAGTAGTTCACGCCGAGCACGTCGATCGGCGCCGAGATGATCTCCAGGTCGCCGTCCTCGACCGGCAGCGCGGCGCCTTCCCGCTCCAGGTCCGCGACGACGTCGGCGGGGTAGCGGCCGTGGACGAGCGGGTCGAGGTAGATCCGCCGGCCCATGCCGTCCGCGCGCCGGGCCGCCTCCACGTCCGGTGCCGCATCGCTGGCCGGGTACGCGGTGGCGACGTTCAGCGTGATGCCGATGTCGAGCTTGCGCGGCGCCGCCGCCCGCATCTCCTGCGTCGCGAGTCCGTGCCCGAGCAGCAGGTGGTGCACCGCGGCGATCGCGGCCGGGTACTCGCGCCGCCCCGGTGCGTGCAGGCCGTACGCGTACCCGAGCATCGCCGAGCACCACGGCTCGTTGAGCGTCGTCCAGGTGTTCACCCGGTCCTTGAGCGCGTCGAACACCAGCATCGCGTACTCCGCGAACCGGTACGCCGTGTCGCGCACCGGCCAGCCGCCCGCGTCCTCGAGCTCCTGCGGCAGGTCCCAGTGGTACAGCGTCACCCACGGGTCGATGCCCTGGGCAAGCAACTCGTCGACGAGCCGGTCGTAGAACCCGAGCCCCGCCGGATTCACCGGGCCCTTGCCGCGCGGCTGCACCCGCGGCCACGCCACCGAGAACCGGTAGGTGTCCAGACCCAGGTCCTTGATCAGCGCGACGTCGGCCGGCATCCGGTGGTAGTGGTCGCAGGCGACGTCGCCGGTGTCGCCGTTGTCGATCGCGCCCGGCACCCGGCAGAACGTGTCCCAGATCGACGGCGTCCGGCCGTCCGCGGCCACCGCCCCTTCGATCTGGTACGACGACGTCGCGACGCCCCAGCGGAACCCGGCCGGGAACCCCGCGGCCAGCTCCTCCGCCCCCGAGACTGAAGTTGTACTCATCTGTACCTTTCTAAGCGGTGCGGCCCGGAAGCCAGCACGCGACCGAACGGTTGGGGTCGTTGCGGGCCGATGGGATTCCCAGCACGGGGATCTCGGCCGAGCAACGGTCGAACGCTTGCGGACACCGCGGGTGGAAAGAGCACCCGGACGGCATCCCCCGCAGGTCGGGAGGTGAACCAGGGATCCCGGACAGCTCGCGCCGCTCGCCGCGCAGCGCGGGGAACGACTTGAGCAGGCCTTCGCTGTAGGGATGCAGGGAGTCCTTGTACAGCGCCCCGGACGAGGCCTCCTCGACGATCCGGCCGCCGTACATGATCGCGATCCGGTCCGAGAACTCGACCAGCAGCGACAGGTCGTGGGTGATGAACAGCACCGAGAACCCGAGCCGCTCGCGCAGTTCGACGAGCTGCGCGAGGATCTGCCGCTGCATCACCACGTCCAGCGCGGTGGTCGGCTCGTCCATGATGACAACCTGCGGCTCGAGGACGAGCGCCATCCCGATCATCACCCGCTGCCGCATGCCGCCGGACAGCTGGTGGGGGTACGCGTCCATCCGGTCCGCGGAAATCCCGACGAGTTTCAGCATTTCCTGAGCCCGCGCCGTCCGGGCCTGCGGCGACAGTTGCGGCTCGTGCGCCTTGATCACGTCGAGCATCTGGGTGGAGACCTTGTGCACCGGGTTCAGCGAGTTCATCGCGCCCTGGAACACGATCGACGTCTCCGCCCAGCGGAACTGCCGCAGCTCCGCGTCGTCCAGCGTCATCACGTCGTACGGATCGCCTGACGCCGGGTGGTAGACCACCGACCCGCCGCTGATCACCCCGGGCGGCGGCAGCAGCCGCGTCACGCCGTACGCCAGCGTCGACTTCCCGCTGCCGCTCTCACCGGCCAGCCCGAGTACTTCGCCACGGTGCAACGTCAGCGTGACGTCCCGGACGGCCTGCACGGCTTCGTCACCGAGACCGTAGTCGACGTGGAAGTTCTTGATCTCCAGCACCGGCGCCCTCACGCGACCTCCTCCTCACGACGGCGTACGACGGGAGTCACCGGCTCGGCCGGTGCGCCGAGGACCGGCGTGAACCCGACCCGCATCCGCACCGAGCGGCCGTCATTGGTCTTCACCTTGGTATGGCCGCTGCTCCGCAGCCGCGGGCTCACGAACTCGTCGATCCCGAAGTTGACCAGCGACAGCGCGGTCCCGAGGATCGCGATCGCCAGCCCGGCCGGGACGAACCACCACCACGCCCCCTGGGCCAGTGCCTGCTGCGACTGCGCCCAGAACAGGATCGTGCCCCAGTTCCACTCCGAGATCGTCGAGATCCCGATGAAGGCCAGCGTGATCTCGGACATCACCGCGAAGATCACCGTGCCGACGAAACCGGAGGCGATGATCGCGGTCAGGTTCGGCATGATCTCGAAGGTGATCAGCCGCCAGGTGCTCTCCCCGGTGGCCCGCGCGGCCTCCACGTAGTCCCGGCGGCGCAGCGACAGCGTCTGCGCCCGCAGCACCCGGGCGCCCCAGGCCCACGAGGTGAGACCGATGACCAGGGCAACCATCAGGTCGCCGGCCGACGGGATCGTCGAGGCCACGATGATGATCAGCGGCAGCGCCGGAATGACCAGGAAAACGTTGGACAGCGCGGACAGCCCGTCGTCCGCGGCCCCGCCCAGGAAGCCCGCGCTGACCCCGATCAGGATCGACAGCGCGGTCGCAACGAGCCCGGCGAGCAGCCCGACGAACATCACCCCGCGGGTGCCGACGAGGACCTGGCTGAAGATGTCCTGCCCGAGGTGCGTCGTACCGAACCAGTGCTTGCCGGACGGCGGCTGGATCAGGTCGCTGCTGCGCGCCGACGGGTCGTACGGCGCGATCCACGGGCCGATGACCGCGATCAGGCAGAAGAACGCGAGCACGATCAGCCCGGTCGCGGCCTTCGGGTTCGCGACGAACCGCAACCGGCGGCGTTTCGCCGGCGCGACCTCGACCTCGGGCCCTTCGGGTGTGACAGCTGTGATGGTGGTGGCTGGTGCCGACATCGTCAGCCCTCCTTCCGGGTGCGCGGGTCGAGGAGCAGGTACGCCACGTCGGCCAGCAGGTTGGCCACCAGCACCGAGAGCGTGATCACCAGGAACACGCCCTGCATCAGCGGGTAGTCCTTGGCGCCGACGGCCTGGAACAGGTTGTAGCCGATCCCCGGGTAGGAGAAGACGATCTCGACCAGCAGCGTCCCGCCGACGATGAAGCCGAGCGACAGCGCGAAGCCGGAGACGTTCGGCAGCAGGGCGTTCCGCGCCGCGTAGCTGACCATGACCCGGCGCTCCGGCAGGCCTTTCGCGTGCGCGACGGTGATGTAGTCCTCCGACGCCACCGTCACCATCATGTTCCGCATCGTCAGGATCCAGCCGCTGACCGACGAGATCAGGATCGTGATCGCCGGCAGCAGGCTGTGCTGCACAGCGCTCCCGATGAACTCGCCGTTCCACGAAGGCACCAGACCGGGCTCGTAGCCGCCGGACGACGGGAAGAAGCTGTCCGGTCCGGCCAGCAGCGTGATCGCCAGCAGCCCGAGCCAGAAGTAGGGGATCGACGACAGGAACGTTGTCACCGGCAACAGTCCGTCCATCAGCGACCCGCGGCGCCACCCGGCCAGCACGCCGAGCGCCGTACCGATCATGAAGCTGGCGAATGTCGTGATGCCGACCAGTGCGATCGTCCACGGCAGGCTCTGCTGCAGGATCTCCGAAACCGGCGTCGGGAAGAACGTGAACGACAGCCCGAGGTCGCCGCGGAACACCTGGCCCCAGTAGTCGACGTACTGACCCCACAGCGACGCGTTCTTGTCCAGGCCGAACAGCACGTACAGCGAGTTGATCGCCTCGGTGCTCAGCTGCCCCTGGAACTTGTTGATCAGCGACGTCACCGGGTCGCCCGGGATCATCCGCGGGATGAAGAAGTTGATGGTCAGCGCGGCCCACGCGGTGAAGACGTAGAACGCCAGGCGCTGCAGGAGGAACTTCACTGCGCCGTTCCTTCCTCGTAGAGCCAGCAGGCGGCCCAGTGACCCTGGGTCGGGAGCTCGAAGCGGGGCGGGAGCTCGGTCGAGCACTTCGGCATCGCGTGCACGCAGCGCGGGTTGAACCGGCAGCCGGTGGGTGGCGCGATCAGGCTCGGCGGCTCACCGCCGGCCTGGTCCTCGGGGGTGCTCAGCTGGCCGAGCCGGTCCGGGTCCGGCGCGCTCTCGATCAGCAGCCGGGTGTATGGGTGCGCCGGGTTCTGCGTGACGGTCTCGGAGTCGCCGCCCTCGACCATGCGCCCGGCGTACATCACCAGCGTCTCGTCGGCGAAGTACCGGGCCGAGGCGATGTCGTGGGTGATGTAGAGGATGGCGAGGTTCAGCCGCTCCTTGAGGTCACGCAGCAGGTTCAGGACGCCGAGCCGGATCGACACGTCGAGCATCGACACCGGCTCGTCCGCGAGCAGCGCCTCGGGATCGGCGCCGAGCGCGCGCGCGATCGAGACCCGCTGGCGCTGGCCGCCGGACAGTTCGTGCGGGAACTTGTCCAGGTAGCGCTCCGGGGGAGTGAGCTGGACCTGCACCAGGAGGTCGCGCAGGTTCTGCTCGAGGTCGCCCTCGCGGCCGTGGATCCGCAGCGACCGGGTGAGGTGGTACCGCACGGTGTGCGTCGGGTTCAGCGAGGCGAACGGGTCCTGGAAGATCATCTGCACGCGGCGCGCGTACGCACGGAACTTCCGGCCGCCGTGCACCGTGACCGACTCCCCGTGCAGGCGGATGTCACCTGACGTGCGGCCGTACAGCTGCGCGAGCAGTCGCGCGACGGTCGACTTCCCGGAGCCGGACTCGCCGACCAGCGCGGTCACCCGGCCGCGGCGCAGCGTCAGCCGTACGTCGTCGACCGCGTGCACGACCTTGTGTTCGCGGGACAGCAGGTCACGGATTCCCCGCCGTACCGGGAAGTGCTTGGTGAGGCCGTCGGCCTCCAGGACCACCTCGGTGTCGGTGACCGTCATAACACTCCAATCGTGCGGCCGCGGCGCCGGGCGGGCGGGCCCGGCGCCGCGGCCGGCGCATCACTGGCTGCCGGCCGGCTTCAGGTTCAGGACGATCTGCAGAGCGTTCTGCTGCGTCGGCTGCGCCGGCGCGTACTGGTTCTGCTCGTCGGGCCAGCCGGTCCAGTTCTTGGTGCTGTAGAGCCCGCCGACGTTGGACGCCGAGGTCGGGATGACCGGCATCTGCTCGACCATGATCTTCTGCAGCGTGTTCAGCGCGGTGGTGCGGGTCGCGTCGTCGGAGGCGTTCGCGTACTGGTCGAGCGCCTTGGTGGCCTCCGGGCTGTTGAACCGGCCGTAGTTGCCGCTCACGCCGCCCTTGCCGACCGGCTTCAGGATCTTGCCGTCCATGATGTTCTGGTAGATGTCGTACGGCGTCGCGCCGCCGTTGGTCCAGTGCATCCCGGCGTCGAAGGTGCCCTCGTCGAAGGCCTTGAACCAGGCGTCCTGGTTGGCCTTGTCGACGGTCGCCTTGATCCCGATCGTGGACAGGTTGTCCTTGATGATCTCCAGGTCGGTGATGTAGTCCGACCAGCCGGCCGGGTCGGTCAGCGTGATCGTCACCGGCTTGCCGGTCGGGTCCTTCAGCACGTCGCCCTCGAGCTTGAAGCCGGCGTCCGCGAGCTCCTTCTTCGCGGCCTCGACGTCGACGGAGTGCTTCTTGTCCTTGAACTCCGGCGCGATGAAGGACTCACCCGCCGGCGTCGGGATGCCGGTGATCGACTCGACCTTCGGGTAGAAGTACCCCGCCTCACCCTGCAGGAAGATGTCGTCGCGGTTGATCACCTTGTCCATCGCCCGCCGCAGCGCCGGGTTGTCGAACGGCTTGCGGGTGGTGTTGATCCACAGGCCGTGGATGCCGAGGTTCGCCGGGAACCACAGCTTGTGGTTCTTCGGGTCCTTGTCCTGGTAGACGGCCTTCACGTTCGGCACGAAGACGAAGCTCCACTCCGACGAGCCGTTCGCCAGCGCGGTGGTCTGCGCGTTGTTGTCGTTGTACGACGTGTACCGCAGCTCCTTGACCTTCGGCAGCTCTTGCCAGTACGAGTCGCGCAGCGTCAGCGTGGTGGTCTGCGGGGTGAACGACTTGATCGTGTACGGGCCGGTGCCGATCGGGCTCTTCAGGGTGTCCTGGCTCGGGTCCTTGATCGCCGACCACTGGTGCTTCGGGATCACGAACACGGTCAGGATCTTGTTCTGGTTGACGAACTGCGACCGGGTGAAGGTCAGGTCGACCTTGTTCCCGGACACGGTGATCGTGCCGTACGGGATCGCGTCGGAGTTCAGGCCCTCGTTGTCCTTGCGGATCTGGAAGGAGTACGCCACGTCCTCGGCGGTCATCGGCTTGCCGTCGGAGAACTTCACGCCGTCGCGGACGGTCAGCGACAGCTTGGTGAAGTTGGCCTCCCACTTCCACTCGGTCGCCAGCCACGGCTTGCCGGGCTCGGTCGGCTTGATCCCGTTGATCATCACCAGCGGCTCGAAGATCATCCAGCGGTAGCCCAGCGAGGCGCCCGAGGAGGAGCCGAGGAACGGGTTGTGGTTCTCGGTCTGCGGCCCGTTGGGCATCCCGACGTTCAGGACGGTGGCGCCACCGCCCGAGCCGTTCCCGGTGCTGCCGGTGTTCCCGTCCCCGCTGCTGCAGGCAGCCAGCGTGACTGCCGCGAGCAGGCCCGTCAGGGCCAGCGCGACTGTCCGTCGTGCTCGCATCGGTTCCTCCTGTGAATCTGTTGGCGGATGCCCTCCCCTGAGCCGGGAGGGCGACTGCATCGTGGCGTGAGAACGCTCTCATGGGAAGAGCGAGCGCCTTAACGGATCGATATCGAGGGGTACGCCGGCGGCGGGACAGGGGCAGCTGCCCCGCCGCCGGAGCGCTAGCGGCGGGACCGGGCCGCGGGGTGTCGCTTCGGGGCGGAAGTCCGCGTTCTTGGTCGACTCAGTGGGGCGGTTGAACTGCGGACGATCAGCGTCGTCGGCAGCACTTGGGGCTCGTCGGGCAGCGGGGTGCCGCCGAAGTAGCCCATCAGCATCCGGGCCGCGGCCTGACCCATCTGGCGCATCGGCTGGTGCACCGTGGTCAGCGGCGGCTCGGTGTGCTCGGCGTACGGGATGTCGTCGAACCCGACCACGGACACGTCGTTCGGCACGTTCCGCCCGGTCTCCCGGACGGCCTGGACGGCGCCGCCGGCGGACAGGTCGTTGTGCGCGAAGATCGCGTCGAACTCGAGTCGCTCGTCGAGCGCGTACTGGACGCCGCGGCGTCCGCTCTCGTGGGTGAAGTCGCCCTCGAACACGAGCCGCGGGTCGAGTTCGACGCCGGCCTCCGCGTAGACCGCGCGGAAACCGTCGAGGCGTTCCTGGGTGCAGCCGAAGCGCTCGACGCCGGTGATCACCAGTGGCCGGCGACGACCGAGCTCCAGCAGGTGCCGGCCGGCGGACTCGCCGCCGGCGTAGTTGGTGGTGGCGACGGACGGGAACTGCGGGCGTTTGGCGCGGTCGTCGATCAGGACCACCGGGAGGCCGCGCGCGTGGAGTTGCTCGATGTAGGTGAGCGTGCCCTCCGGCTCGATCACCAGCAGGCCGTCGAACGACTGCGCCGAGACCTGGGACGCGAACTGCTGCATCGACTCCGCACCCCGGTTGAAGGTGAACAGCAGCAGGCCGTACCCCTCGCTCTCGACCACGTCGACCGCGCCCTGCAGCACCTCGCCCATCCAGGGCCAGGTGAGCGACGGGACCAGCATCCCGACGATCCGGGTGCGGCCGCGGGCGAGGCCGACGGCGCGGGCGCTCGGCACGTAGCCGAGCTCCTCGATCACCTGCCGGACCCGCTCGGCGGTCCGCAGGTCCAGCTCGCCCTTGCCGTTGAGGACGCGCGAGACGGTGGTCTTGCTGACGCCGGCCCGGGCCGCGACATCGGCGATGGTGATGGACACGCTGACACTCCCCTCGGGCGGTCGGGGTTGCTGGCTACGGAACCGGTTTCGGAAGCGGTTCCGTAGATCAAAGCGGAGAGCGCAACCGGCCGTCAATCACGGAGTGGTAACGAATCGCGGCTTAGTTCACGGCCTGGAAGAAGCCGCCTCTTCCACCGGCCGGGGCGGCATGATGAACTCGGGGGCGAGCGGCCCGCCCGGGGCCGGGCAGCCTGACGCCAGGGTGAGGTCGAGGATGGAAGTACGCCGGACGACGGTGCGCGACATGCGCCGGTCCAACCGCTCGGTGATCCTCACCTGCATCTACCGCGAGGGACCGCTGAGCCGCCAGGAGCTGACCGTCCGGACCTCGCTGAGCGCCGCGAGCGTGAGCAACCTGGTCGCCGAGCTGATCGCCGAGGGGGTCGTCGAGGAGGCCGGCTCGGTCGAGTCCGAGGGCGGCCGGCCGCGCGTCCTGTTGCGGGTGGCGCAGGAGTTCCGGTACGTCGCCGGCGCCGAGGTCGGGGAGACCCGGGTCCGGGTCGAGCTCTTCGACCTGGCAATGAACGTGCTCGCCCGCGCGGACCATCCGATCAGCTCGCCGACGCCCGCGGAGGTCGTGAAGCACGTCCTGGAAGGGCTTTCGAGCGTGGTCGCCGCGTCGGGCGTGCGGACGGAGCGGATCCTCGGCCTCGGGGTCGCGGTCTCGGGGGTGGTCGAGGACAACGCGGTCGTGGATGCCCAGACGCTCGGCTGGGACGCCGTACCGCTCGCGGCGATGCTTGCCGAGGGCACCGAGATTCCGGTGCACGTGGACAACGGCGCGAACATGCTCGGGCAGGCGGAGATGTGGTTCGGCGCCGGGCGGGGTGCGACCGACGCGGTGGTCGCGCTGGTCGGCTCAGGTGTCGGTTCCGCCTTGGTGGCGGGCGGATCCAGCTACCGCGGCGCGCGCAGCAGTGCGGGCGAGTGGGGCCACATGACGATCGAGTACGGCGGCCGGCGGTGCCGCTGCGGCGCGCTCGGCTGCCTGGAGGCGTACGTCGGCGCGGAAGGCGTCCTGGACCGGTACCGGCTCGCCGGCGGGTCCGCCGACGGTGACGAGGAGGCCGCCTTCGTCGAGGTGCTCGAGGCGGCGTCGAGTGGCGTCGAGCCGGCCGCGACCGTGGTCAGCGACACGATCGGCTACCTGGCCGCGGGATTCGCGAACCTGGTGAACCTCGTCAACCCCGAGCGGATCGTGCTCGGCGGCTGGGCGGGGCTGTTGCTGGGGGAGCAGTACCTGGACGAACTCCGCGCCGAGGTGGGCAAGCACGCGCTGCGGCGGCCGTACGAGCAAGTGTCGATCGTGCTGTGCGAACTGGGCCGCGACGCCGTAGCACTCGGCGCCGCGACCCTCCCCGTAGTACGCCTGCTTCGTGACGGTGGCGCAGTACGTTAGACGATCCACTTCTGGTTGGCTGCTCCCGTGCAGGTCCAGGTCTGCAGTGGGGTGGCGTTGGCGGAATTGTTGCCGGTGACATCGAGGCACTTGTTGGCCTGTGGGTTCACCAGGTCCCGGCCGGAGCTGTAGACCCATTGCTGCGCGCCGGATCCGTTGCAGGTCCAGAGCTGGACCTTGGCGCCGTCGGCGAGCGAGCCGGCGTTCACGTCGAGACACTTGCCGAGGGCCCGGATCGTGCCGTCACCGGGGCGGGACCACTTCTGCGCGTTGGTCCCGTTGCAGTCGTAGAGCTGGACCGGCGTACCGTCGGCCGTGTTCGCGGCAGCGACGTCCATGCACTTCCCTGCCAGGCCGGTGATCTGGGATCCGCCCGAGCTGCTGCCGAGGGTGGAGACCCGGACGTAGTCGACGGTCATCGTCTGCGGCAGCTGCGTGGTTCCGTCGGGATAGCCGGGCCAGTAGCCGCCGACTGCGACGTTCATGATCATGAAGAACGGGTGGTTGAAGACCCACGTCTTGCCGCCCAGGTCGGCCGGCGTACGGCGCTGGTACTGCACGCCGTCGACGTACCAGGTGATCGAGTCCGGGGCCCAGTCGACCGCGAACGTGTGGAAGTCGTCGGCGAACGACCAGCCGTTCGGATGGTTGTACGCGGCACCGATCCCGCCGGCGCCGGAGTACCCCGGACCGTGGATCGTGCCGTGCACGGTCGCGGGCTCCTTGCCGACGTTCTCCATGATGTCGATCTCGCCGTCGTTCGGCCAGTTGCCGC containing:
- a CDS encoding bifunctional UDP-sugar hydrolase/5'-nucleotidase, with translation MDHRDERHRNSIFFADGDSFSGWPFEVDVHADEPTIEVLNALGVEFSSVGNHELDVTKSFLVDHMAKGKCFGTIGVDSCFTDSTGRQFRGADFDFQSANVVDAKGQTIVAPYTIRWVRDGGRAYPVGFIGLTVPDTPVGSTSYQPDLKALDPVESANRAADELTRRGVKAIVLNMHDGGTDASATYNNCVNPSGPAIELARKVTPQIDAIVTGHWHAAFNCSIPDPAGNPRPVVEAANHGRLINEINLQLDQRTGEVLRDKTTSVNHAVTRDVTPDPEIQRIVDYWTAAGARKYAEPVATITGDFTRTPNAVGESTLGDLAADVHLWTARQNGPADLGVIAAKPATGSTALRGDMLVAASTKPGDAAGRVMLGESWDAYGYGNPVLTVSLTGAQLDAVLEQQWQTQPNGTIKFAPLALSGNVKYAFDASRPVGDRINPADVKLDGTALDPAKTYRVAALAYTVIGADGYSAFKAATNPVRNNTDHETFTSYLRTHKTLTPAPLDRVTQKG
- a CDS encoding GH1 family beta-glucosidase; this translates as MSTTSVSGAEELAAGFPAGFRWGVATSSYQIEGAVAADGRTPSIWDTFCRVPGAIDNGDTGDVACDHYHRMPADVALIKDLGLDTYRFSVAWPRVQPRGKGPVNPAGLGFYDRLVDELLAQGIDPWVTLYHWDLPQELEDAGGWPVRDTAYRFAEYAMLVFDALKDRVNTWTTLNEPWCSAMLGYAYGLHAPGRREYPAAIAAVHHLLLGHGLATQEMRAAAPRKLDIGITLNVATAYPASDAAPDVEAARRADGMGRRIYLDPLVHGRYPADVVADLEREGAALPVEDGDLEIISAPIDVLGVNYYFSQKFTGYAEDGSTADANGLPITRDVPLGRPRTAMDWEIVPEGFTDLLLSIARDYPNLPMVVTENGSAFDDVPDEHGYVEDTDRTAYFTSHLTAVADAITQAADIRGYLAWSLLDNFEWAYGYAKRFGIVRVDYNTQTRTPKASAHYLKDLATRHRAGQ
- a CDS encoding ABC transporter ATP-binding protein, which gives rise to MRAPVLEIKNFHVDYGLGDEAVQAVRDVTLTLHRGEVLGLAGESGSGKSTLAYGVTRLLPPPGVISGGSVVYHPASGDPYDVMTLDDAELRQFRWAETSIVFQGAMNSLNPVHKVSTQMLDVIKAHEPQLSPQARTARAQEMLKLVGISADRMDAYPHQLSGGMRQRVMIGMALVLEPQVVIMDEPTTALDVVMQRQILAQLVELRERLGFSVLFITHDLSLLVEFSDRIAIMYGGRIVEEASSGALYKDSLHPYSEGLLKSFPALRGERRELSGIPGSPPDLRGMPSGCSFHPRCPQAFDRCSAEIPVLGIPSARNDPNRSVACWLPGRTA
- a CDS encoding ABC transporter permease — encoded protein: MSAPATTITAVTPEGPEVEVAPAKRRRLRFVANPKAATGLIVLAFFCLIAVIGPWIAPYDPSARSSDLIQPPSGKHWFGTTHLGQDIFSQVLVGTRGVMFVGLLAGLVATALSILIGVSAGFLGGAADDGLSALSNVFLVIPALPLIIIVASTIPSAGDLMVALVIGLTSWAWGARVLRAQTLSLRRRDYVEAARATGESTWRLITFEIMPNLTAIIASGFVGTVIFAVMSEITLAFIGISTISEWNWGTILFWAQSQQALAQGAWWWFVPAGLAIAILGTALSLVNFGIDEFVSPRLRSSGHTKVKTNDGRSVRMRVGFTPVLGAPAEPVTPVVRRREEEVA
- a CDS encoding ABC transporter permease, which encodes MKFLLQRLAFYVFTAWAALTINFFIPRMIPGDPVTSLINKFQGQLSTEAINSLYVLFGLDKNASLWGQYVDYWGQVFRGDLGLSFTFFPTPVSEILQQSLPWTIALVGITTFASFMIGTALGVLAGWRRGSLMDGLLPVTTFLSSIPYFWLGLLAITLLAGPDSFFPSSGGYEPGLVPSWNGEFIGSAVQHSLLPAITILISSVSGWILTMRNMMVTVASEDYITVAHAKGLPERRVMVSYAARNALLPNVSGFALSLGFIVGGTLLVEIVFSYPGIGYNLFQAVGAKDYPLMQGVFLVITLSVLVANLLADVAYLLLDPRTRKEG
- a CDS encoding ABC transporter ATP-binding protein, whose amino-acid sequence is MTVTDTEVVLEADGLTKHFPVRRGIRDLLSREHKVVHAVDDVRLTLRRGRVTALVGESGSGKSTVARLLAQLYGRTSGDIRLHGESVTVHGGRKFRAYARRVQMIFQDPFASLNPTHTVRYHLTRSLRIHGREGDLEQNLRDLLVQVQLTPPERYLDKFPHELSGGQRQRVSIARALGADPEALLADEPVSMLDVSIRLGVLNLLRDLKERLNLAILYITHDIASARYFADETLVMYAGRMVEGGDSETVTQNPAHPYTRLLIESAPDPDRLGQLSTPEDQAGGEPPSLIAPPTGCRFNPRCVHAMPKCSTELPPRFELPTQGHWAACWLYEEGTAQ
- a CDS encoding ABC transporter substrate-binding protein; protein product: MRARRTVALALTGLLAAVTLAACSSGDGNTGSTGNGSGGGATVLNVGMPNGPQTENHNPFLGSSSGASLGYRWMIFEPLVMINGIKPTEPGKPWLATEWKWEANFTKLSLTVRDGVKFSDGKPMTAEDVAYSFQIRKDNEGLNSDAIPYGTITVSGNKVDLTFTRSQFVNQNKILTVFVIPKHQWSAIKDPSQDTLKSPIGTGPYTIKSFTPQTTTLTLRDSYWQELPKVKELRYTSYNDNNAQTTALANGSSEWSFVFVPNVKAVYQDKDPKNHKLWFPANLGIHGLWINTTRKPFDNPALRRAMDKVINRDDIFLQGEAGYFYPKVESITGIPTPAGESFIAPEFKDKKHSVDVEAAKKELADAGFKLEGDVLKDPTGKPVTITLTDPAGWSDYITDLEIIKDNLSTIGIKATVDKANQDAWFKAFDEGTFDAGMHWTNGGATPYDIYQNIMDGKILKPVGKGGVSGNYGRFNSPEATKALDQYANASDDATRTTALNTLQKIMVEQMPVIPTSASNVGGLYSTKNWTGWPDEQNQYAPAQPTQQNALQIVLNLKPAGSQ
- a CDS encoding LacI family DNA-binding transcriptional regulator, which encodes MSITIADVAARAGVSKTTVSRVLNGKGELDLRTAERVRQVIEELGYVPSARAVGLARGRTRIVGMLVPSLTWPWMGEVLQGAVDVVESEGYGLLLFTFNRGAESMQQFASQVSAQSFDGLLVIEPEGTLTYIEQLHARGLPVVLIDDRAKRPQFPSVATTNYAGGESAGRHLLELGRRRPLVITGVERFGCTQERLDGFRAVYAEAGVELDPRLVFEGDFTHESGRRGVQYALDERLEFDAIFAHNDLSAGGAVQAVRETGRNVPNDVSVVGFDDIPYAEHTEPPLTTVHQPMRQMGQAAARMLMGYFGGTPLPDEPQVLPTTLIVRSSTAPLSRPRTRTSAPKRHPAARSRR
- a CDS encoding ROK family transcriptional regulator, translating into MEVRRTTVRDMRRSNRSVILTCIYREGPLSRQELTVRTSLSAASVSNLVAELIAEGVVEEAGSVESEGGRPRVLLRVAQEFRYVAGAEVGETRVRVELFDLAMNVLARADHPISSPTPAEVVKHVLEGLSSVVAASGVRTERILGLGVAVSGVVEDNAVVDAQTLGWDAVPLAAMLAEGTEIPVHVDNGANMLGQAEMWFGAGRGATDAVVALVGSGVGSALVAGGSSYRGARSSAGEWGHMTIEYGGRRCRCGALGCLEAYVGAEGVLDRYRLAGGSADGDEEAAFVEVLEAASSGVEPAATVVSDTIGYLAAGFANLVNLVNPERIVLGGWAGLLLGEQYLDELRAEVGKHALRRPYEQVSIVLCELGRDAVALGAATLPVVRLLRDGGAVR